In Tribolium castaneum strain GA2 chromosome 8, icTriCast1.1, whole genome shotgun sequence, the genomic window ATTAATGCTAAGCAAATTATCTGTGATGTAATCGTTCCTTGATGCATTTGGTTTTGTTAATTCGGGGCACATTAAATAATCGAAAACTAACCGAAAGTTGAGCTTTATTAACTACCCAAATCGAGTTAGTCCAAAGTTTCTCTTAAATATTACTGTACAGTGCGCTGTTAACAGAATTTATgcattaaatataatttaaactGATTATATCGCTCAGAAATGAAATAATCAAATTATCTTTATCACGGCTGGGACAGTTTTACGGGAGAGGTGGAAATAAAACgcgaaattttcactttgttgaTTGATTTAGTGAGATATACAGTCAGTCGAGGTTGAGTTTTTTGAACGTTCCGGCGACTCCGAACATGTCACTGTTGTCCTTGTTGGTGCCCAGCCTGAGATTCTCGTTGGAGAGCATTCTTAGGTTTTTCTCGAAAATCGGTTGGTTGTGTTCGAACACTTTGTCCCACTTGACTGGAAGAAAAATCGTAATAAATGGCCAAATTGTTGGATTTTTTCGCACCGATTAAGTTCTCCACGGTGTCAAGATCACCGCCGTAATCTCTCGGCAGGCATTCTTTCGGCACCACTTTATGGAACGATTTCAAATCCTTGTGAATGCGGATCTGGAAATGTATTTAACGTGAATCGGTGCCAGTGAAAGACTGGACTCACCCTTCCATACAACTTAGACGgaagtaattttttcagtattgAGAGTAAAAGGTTGATAAAAGGAGGAGCGTTGATGAAATCGCAGCCGACGAATCGGCCTGAATAGGCGCCCTGTGGGGTTTGGGGTTAGTTTTGAGACGCGTGGGTAAAGGGGTGCAAACCTGGTAGAGTGATAAGAATTTTGAGATAATTAGGGGGTTGTTGCGGGCGATGGTGGCGGCCGTGTGGCCGGTGAAGTCGGCGACGAAGCGGTCGCCCACGGCGTAGTCGTTCCGGATCAACACTTCGAATAGGAGAAGGTTGTATTTAACAATGCTGATTATGTCGTAGTCGTTGGGGTCGGACGAACGCAGCTTCCACACTATGACGCGCTCCAGGTTTGGGGTCAGCTTCGGAAGGGGCAAGGTTGTGCTAAAATTTGACAATTGgcgtgtatttttttcagcaccaaataataaatatttgtatttttttgtaaagggtgaatcttttaaataaacacaCAGGAATCACAGTGCGATAATAAGTACTTTTTTTCTCAATGcatctgatttttttcagaattttaattttatttcattttaattcaaattaataaatagtatattattattcgaattttataagacgttctattgtggcacgaatggttttggagcacgacgaaggagtgtagtatactattttttctactttatatttttgtttgtttttgtttagtttaactttaactgttcaaactatttcctcttaattttgttaattattcggactttatcaataaacgatttgacgctgttgacagatcacatACTAgattacagtgatgactgatgacacctaccccagcactgccaatacaactcctaaaaatttactaaaaggagttccacaaaagttctctttgtgaaactactttcggtttcacaataaacaattggtgaaaccaaagtagaaaaaataaattttattatttctaataaCATTCTAAAACAAACGGCTCCAAAGATCGATTAACATAAAGAGAAACTAAAATTTAGTTCAGAACACCGActaatttagaattaaattaaatcgttgccatttattttatcttgaCAAACACTAagttaattacaaattacaacTTACCTGAGAATAAAACGTACTAAGACCGACCCTTAGTattcttttgtgcaaaaattatgtaaaaatgtacgtattaaaataaaatttaaaattagcgTTTACTTTCATTTACGCAaagtaaataacaaaatttaatttaacactaagaattaattaattactaattaaccaaatttgaattaaattgtCATTTACTTGGGACAGGTGAAATTGATCCcaaattagaattttattgcaaataaatGTGCACTACGTTTTTTTAGGAtatcgacaatttttttacgtaattctTGCACAAAACAACATGCAAGCATCGTTTCAGAATGACCTTAGaactataaatataaataaattgtaaaaaaaaatctgtgtgaattattattattattattattagcaaTACCGTAAAAATACACCTTCAGCAGACTCACCTTGTGGAAGCTAATAAGACagattttggaaaaatcatttgacaccatttaaaattaatttgtttcaatattttttgacatCATGGCATTTTCTGAATGATTATAACTAATATTTGACTATTTTtggaataaatatttattttccataaaagcataaaaaatactattagTTCAATTAGCtgtcagattttttaaatttttgatgctATTAAGTGACTAACTTTTCTATAAAACGAGACATTAGTatttatttcgtaattttgggatttttggatttttaatttggaGTTTCTTTTTAATACAGTTTAAAAGAAGAAAGTTTTCGTCTTATAGAAATCTAATGACTATTCAAaatcagtttttgtttttttgatagtttttaaaataagaagcAATTCGTATCATTGGACAAGCTTTCTAGCTTTTTTAAGTAACGGCCTAattgaagtttgaaaaattagaggaattaaaatttttaaacagaatATCAAAGAAGAAAGAATTAAATAATCCCTGGAAAAATAGACCCAAATTACACaactttatcaaaataataaaaataatacttttgtttttgatctagttattcTATGTCGTTAttacttttcgtttttttaagtAGGTAACTTGACACTTTTTGGCTTTACTGTAAAACGATAAAGTCAAATGTTGAGTagaatgaataatttatttcgaatttttttattatttcaatagaAATTTAGCAGtaatttgaatatttcacacttacaaaaataagtaatGAATAGAGACAACAATCAGGGATTTTTAATTTGGAGTTCATCTTTAGTACAATCTAAAACTTGGCACTTTttgaaagcaaaatttaagcaaaataaCAATCGTCCTTATTGCTCGatgtttttttgaatatttgacACTTTTGGcctttattatgattattatgaaacaataatgtcaaacctttaaaaattatttgaacagAAATATGACAATATTTTGAGTTTCTCATACTTTAAATAGATGGAATGAAAtaactgttaaaaaataccaaaccAAAGATACCTAATTagacttatttattaatattcttTCTATAAAAACAActgaaaatatatttatttcacttttttatcATATTAATTTCTGACTACTACACACTATTTGACTATTTTACACATTTGACAGAGGTTTTTGTTACttctttgagaaaaaaaattgcttgaaatTATTCGAGAAACTTTAAAATAAGTGAGTTACTGGCTCtacatttaaatacaaaaataactattacactgatacgtaaaattgtctggtatttttatattatgacatttttagcattttttaagACATTTTCGACGTGATTCTAGGAAATTTTTCGAGCTAAGTCTCTTaaaattggctaaaataaGCTATAAGAAATatacaaattaattacttgTGACAATTTCATTAGCAAATTTCTGTTTCTGGAAAAAAAATAGGTATAGCAAACTTTTGAGATATTTGACATATTTTCAAAACCAATAATTGACATTTTCGTTTAAATTGACagattttgcataatttttttttaaagttaacgtatggcaattattattttgaattttatggCTTTGGATGCTATTTGGCGCCTTGTGATAAatgatttgacattttttggaCACTTGTCAAACAAATTGACAATTTTGTGA contains:
- the LOC659791 gene encoding alpha-tocopherol transfer protein-like, whose product is MDAIQVTNDEVVKVRKYFKVKEDDIKRDVRIIIEWIRQQQHLPDIDDENFIERCLLRNKFRVEQTKQKLDGYCTLRGVHLNMFEDWKSIIPSRELTTTLPLPKLTPNLERVIVWKLRSSDPNDYDIISIVKYNLLLFEVLIRNDYAVGDRFVADFTGHTAATIARNNPLIISKFLSLYQGAYSGRFVGCDFINAPPFINLLLSILKKLLPSKLYGRIRIHKDLKSFHKVVPKECLPRDYGGDLDTVENLIVKWDKVFEHNQPIFEKNLRMLSNENLRLGTNKDNSDMFGVAGTFKKLNLD